A segment of the Deltaproteobacteria bacterium genome:
GAAGGGATCACGGTATTGACCAGCGCGTAGAGGATCAGGCCCGCGAAGACGTCCGAGGAGACCTCGAAACGATCGCGAAGCACCTGGGCAATCACCAGGGTGAAGACGAGGGTGGGAAGCATGGGAATGCCCACTCGAAGGCTCTCTCGCGCGCGCTCCCTGAAACGGATGCGGCGGTGCAGCGCGACGAGCGCGAGCCGCAAGGGGACCGCAGTGGCGAGGAAGCCTGCGCCGTAGAGGAGCGCCGTCCACGACATGTCGCTGCGCTTCAGAAGGAGTCCGGCGCCGAAGAAGTAGAACGGGACGAAGATGGACGCAAAGGCCTCGACGGCGTGGAGCATCTTTTCCGACGCCATGGCGGGCAGCTTCTCGCGGAAGCGCTGGGCCACGATCCCTACCACGAAGGCGCCGACGAGGTAGTAGACCCCGAGCTTTCGCGTGACGAGGGCGCAGACCACCGCGACCATCAGGAGGAAGGCGAATTCCGTCTTCGGCGCGTGGGGAAGGACGAACCTCGCGAAGGCATGGAACAGCAGTGGCAGCAGCGCGATCATCGTGACCAGCACCGTCGCCGAGAGGGCGAATCCCATCGGAGTCGCGGACTGGAGCGTGACGAACATCGCGACCAGCGCCACGATCTCCGTGGCGATGGCCTTGGCGCGGATCCAGAAGACGGCGTCTTGAGCGAGCCCGAGTCCCGGCAACGAGTCCAGGATGAACCCCGTCGAGGGCGTGAGCAGGGCCAGCGCCACCAGGACGGCGGGTCTCGTGCCCATGCCGAGGGCCGTGGCGGCAGCCGCGGCCACGGCGCCCAGCGCGAGGAGGCGCACCGCGAGGTGCTCGCCGAGGATACGGGTCTCCTTCCTCAGCGCGCGAAGGTCAACATCGAGGCCCGCGAACAGAAAGAGCGAGACGATGCCGAGCGTGGACAGCAGCTTGATCGTCGGGTCCTCCTGGAAGAGCCCGAGGCCCGGGCCCGCGAGAGCGCCCAGCGCGAGGCTCGTGATCGCCGCCGGGATGCGCAGCCGCTGCAGGACCCGAGGAACGACGAAGAGGCCGAAGAGCAGCAAGACGTACCCGGCCTCGGGCGAGAGCGCCACCGCCGACATCACGCCACCTCGGAAGGGCGTGGAGGCAAGCCGGAGACGGAGACATGAAAGGAGCTCTGCTCTGACGTGCAGCGCGTCTCAGGCACGATGGGCCTTGCCGGGCAGGGCGGGTGTTCCGGAGCACGATCCACCGCGCAGCTCCCGAACGCACCTCTGTCCCGCTCGTCGAGGAGAGCGGCACGCACGGGAGGCGAGTCGAGGCGCGGCATGCATGCCCAGGCGACCGGCTCCGAGCGGCTCACGGGGGTCCGGGTCCGATCATGGCCGATCGGGGGCAGGTCGCCGGGCGCCATGGTCAGGATCGCATAGCACGCGGTTCGTTGCTCTGGAAGCGTGACACCTCGGGCGCGTGGTAACGCGCCGCGAGCTTCGGTCCCCCACCTGTCCGGGGACACCGGCTCTGCTCGCGGTGGCCCTCTGGCGAGGCCTCACGTAGACACCGAGCGCCGGCGAGGTGCAGCGCGGAGGCCGCGCTCCCCGTGGCTGCCCGAGGGGGACAGGGGGCCGCATGGACGCGGCCGGGCGAGACCAGCAATGCTATCCTGCCGCGCCGGCGGCGTTCGTTTGACCGCCAGCTCTGTCCCGGCCTCGGTCCTGCAGGCGCATGGGTCAGTGCCCTCGGTGCGGCGGTTCCTGCACGGTGGTCTGGGCACGAAAGGAGCGAGACGGTGCTGCTGCTGATTCTCGGGGGGGCGCTGGCGTTGCTGCTTTCGCTCAACGCCTTCTTCGTGGTGGCCGAGTTCGCGATCGTCAGGGTTCGACCCTCGCGCATCACGCAACTCGGCACCGCCGGTGACCGACGAGCCCTGCTGGTCGGTGCCATTCAGGGTCATCTGGACGAGTACCTCAGCGTCTGCCGGGTGGGCATCACCCTCGCCAGCGTGGGGTTGGGCATGCTCGGCGAGAGGACCGCCTCGGCGATCATGGGCGGAGGGGGCGGGAGCACGGCGCGGCAGGTCCTCGCGATCGCGGTCTCCTACCTGTTGATCTCGGGATCGCACATCCTGCTCGGCGAGCTGGTGCCGAAGTCCATCGCCATTCGCTTCGCGGAGCGGGCCGCGCTCTGGAGTGCGGCGCCGCTCAGGGTCTTCCATCGTCTCTTCTTCCCCCTGCTGTGGCTGCTCACACGGCTCTCCAACGGCATCCTGCGCCTGCTGCGCCTTCACCGCCGGGCGGGGGGCGAGCACCACAGCGAGGGGGAGCTGAGGATCATCCTGGACCAGTCGCAGGAGCGCGGCCTGATGTCGTTCCGCCGTTTGCTCTTCGTGGAGAATGTGTTCGATCTGGGGGCTCTGACGGCCCGGGAGGCCATGACGGAACGGTCCAGCGTTCCCGTGCTGGACGCCAGGCTCCCCTGGCCGGAGAACCTCCGGGTCATCCGGGCCGCGCGATTCAGTCGCTATCCCCTGATCCTCTCCGACACCGAGCCTGCGGGCAGGTGCGTGCACGTCAAGGACCTGATCCTCCGCGACGCGGGCGCGGCGCCCGACCTTGCGGCGCTCGCGCGCCCCGTGCTCAGCGTGGCGGAGACCACACCCCTCGAGGCATTGCTCGCCGAGATGCAGCGTCGGCGCAGCCACATGGTCCTGGTGACCGGCAGCGAGGGGCAGTGGACGGGGATCGTGACCCTCGAAGACGTGATGGAGGAGCTCGTCGGCACCATCCGCGACGAGTTCGAGGACGAGGAGATCGTGCGCCTCGCCGACACGCTGAGCCGCGACAGCGTTCTCTTCGTTCGAGAGGCGGCCTCGAGGATCGCTGCCGTTCGCG
Coding sequences within it:
- a CDS encoding cation:proton antiporter — translated: MSAVALSPEAGYVLLLFGLFVVPRVLQRLRIPAAITSLALGALAGPGLGLFQEDPTIKLLSTLGIVSLFLFAGLDVDLRALRKETRILGEHLAVRLLALGAVAAAAATALGMGTRPAVLVALALLTPSTGFILDSLPGLGLAQDAVFWIRAKAIATEIVALVAMFVTLQSATPMGFALSATVLVTMIALLPLLFHAFARFVLPHAPKTEFAFLLMVAVVCALVTRKLGVYYLVGAFVVGIVAQRFREKLPAMASEKMLHAVEAFASIFVPFYFFGAGLLLKRSDMSWTALLYGAGFLATAVPLRLALVALHRRIRFRERARESLRVGIPMLPTLVFTLVIAQVLRDRFEVSSDVFAGLILYALVNTVIPSLFFRSQTPEFETPEAPLLTEDEEERLLRDGPATGPAGRARGAKEEEQCDRS
- a CDS encoding DUF21 domain-containing protein translates to MLLLILGGALALLLSLNAFFVVAEFAIVRVRPSRITQLGTAGDRRALLVGAIQGHLDEYLSVCRVGITLASVGLGMLGERTASAIMGGGGGSTARQVLAIAVSYLLISGSHILLGELVPKSIAIRFAERAALWSAAPLRVFHRLFFPLLWLLTRLSNGILRLLRLHRRAGGEHHSEGELRIILDQSQERGLMSFRRLLFVENVFDLGALTAREAMTERSSVPVLDARLPWPENLRVIRAARFSRYPLILSDTEPAGRCVHVKDLILRDAGAAPDLAALARPVLSVAETTPLEALLAEMQRRRSHMVLVTGSEGQWTGIVTLEDVMEELVGTIRDEFEDEEIVRLADTLSRDSVLFVREAASRIAAVREALSRMAPAALPLPAGQILRALDARERLPGSYLGQGVAMLRARVSGLPKPFVMILLSTDGIVCEGTTEPAHLLFVLLTPAGQPRVHQRLQSIISAMLNESAYVKERLMSASSAEEVLEVIRTGEQAALD